The Cellulomonas wangleii genome includes a region encoding these proteins:
- the def gene encoding peptide deformylase, translating to MALREIRIVGDPVLRTPCDPITTIDDRVRSLVEDLLETVDMEGRAGLAANQIGVGLRAFSWNIDDEIGYVLNPVIVELSEDEYQDGDEGCLSVPGLWFPTHRAWYARVVGTDLDGREVVVEGTELMARCLQHEVDHLDGMLYLDRLERSVRKKAMRAIREQL from the coding sequence ATGGCCCTGCGTGAGATCCGCATCGTCGGCGACCCCGTGCTGCGCACCCCGTGCGACCCGATCACCACGATCGACGACCGGGTCCGCTCGCTCGTCGAGGACCTGCTCGAGACCGTCGACATGGAGGGGCGTGCCGGCCTGGCCGCCAACCAGATCGGCGTCGGCCTGCGGGCGTTCTCGTGGAACATCGACGACGAGATCGGCTACGTGCTGAACCCCGTCATCGTCGAGCTGTCCGAGGACGAGTACCAGGACGGCGACGAGGGCTGCCTGTCGGTGCCGGGGCTGTGGTTCCCGACGCACCGGGCCTGGTACGCCCGCGTGGTGGGCACGGACCTCGACGGCCGGGAGGTCGTGGTCGAGGGCACCGAGCTCATGGCGCGCTGCCTGCAGCACGAGGTCGACCACCTCGACGGCATGCTGTACCTGGACCGGCTCGAGCGCTCCGTGCGCAAGAAGGCGATGCGGGCCATCCGCGAGCAGCTCTGA
- a CDS encoding ACP S-malonyltransferase gives MLVVACPGQGAQSPGMLAPWTEVDGFVDALHRASEVTGTDLLAHGTTSDAETIRDTAVAQPLLVATALATLRAVLGAPAGTALPTAARGTVDVVAGHSVGELAAAAVAGVMTDDEALRLVAVRGAAMARAAAASPTGMRAVLGGDPEEVLARLAELGLVPANVNGAGQVVAAGPLDALAALGDAPPTRARVVPLQVAGAFHTDAMAPAVEELAAAAAHVIPRDPVVTLLGNGDGAVVRDGADAVARLVAQVARPVRWDLCQATLVDLGVTALLEVAPGGVLTGLARRTLPGVETLALKSPADLDAARDLVRRHAGTALTPQESQP, from the coding sequence GTGCTCGTCGTCGCCTGCCCCGGCCAGGGTGCCCAGTCCCCCGGCATGCTCGCCCCGTGGACGGAGGTCGACGGCTTCGTCGACGCCCTGCACCGCGCGAGCGAGGTCACCGGGACCGACCTGCTCGCGCACGGCACGACGTCGGACGCCGAGACCATCCGGGACACCGCGGTCGCCCAGCCGCTGCTGGTGGCCACCGCCCTGGCCACCCTGCGGGCCGTGCTCGGTGCCCCCGCGGGAACCGCGCTGCCCACGGCCGCCCGCGGCACCGTCGACGTCGTCGCCGGGCACTCCGTGGGTGAGCTCGCGGCCGCCGCCGTCGCCGGCGTGATGACGGACGACGAGGCCCTGCGCCTGGTCGCCGTGCGTGGCGCCGCCATGGCCCGCGCCGCCGCCGCGTCGCCCACCGGCATGCGCGCGGTCCTGGGCGGCGACCCGGAGGAGGTGCTCGCACGGCTCGCGGAGCTCGGGCTCGTGCCGGCCAACGTCAACGGGGCCGGGCAGGTCGTCGCGGCAGGGCCGCTCGACGCCCTGGCAGCGCTGGGCGACGCGCCTCCGACGCGTGCCCGCGTCGTCCCGTTGCAGGTGGCGGGTGCCTTCCACACCGACGCCATGGCGCCCGCGGTCGAGGAGCTGGCGGCCGCCGCCGCGCACGTCATCCCCCGCGACCCGGTCGTGACGCTGCTCGGCAACGGCGACGGCGCCGTCGTGCGGGACGGCGCGGACGCCGTGGCCCGCCTCGTGGCCCAGGTCGCCCGCCCCGTCCGGTGGGACCTGTGCCAGGCGACGCTCGTCGACCTGGGTGTGACCGCGCTCCTCGAGGTGGCCCCCGGCGGCGTCCTGACCGGCCTGGCGCGTCGTACGCTGCCGGGCGTCGAGACCCTCGCCCTGAAGTCCCCCGCCGACCTCGACGCCGCACGCGACCTCGTCCGTCGGCACGCCGGTACCGCCCTGACCCCCCAGGAGAGCCAGCCGTGA
- a CDS encoding DUF3145 domain-containing protein — translation MAGAITRGVLFVHSAPRALCPHVEWAAGNALGARVSLDWTQQPAGPSFYRAELSWQAAPGTGARLASALRGWAHLRYEVTEEPSAGVDGSRWSHTPELGIFHAATDVHGNVVIPEDRIRAALEHAAEPERLRAELDLALGQAWDDELEPFRYAGAGAPVRWLHRVG, via the coding sequence ATGGCCGGTGCCATCACCCGCGGTGTACTTTTCGTGCACTCCGCGCCGCGCGCGCTGTGCCCCCACGTCGAGTGGGCGGCAGGCAACGCGCTGGGCGCGCGCGTCAGCCTGGACTGGACGCAGCAGCCCGCCGGGCCGAGCTTCTACCGCGCGGAGCTGTCGTGGCAGGCGGCGCCGGGCACCGGAGCCCGCCTGGCGTCCGCGCTGCGCGGCTGGGCGCACCTGCGCTACGAGGTCACCGAGGAGCCGAGCGCCGGCGTCGACGGGTCGCGCTGGAGCCACACGCCCGAGCTCGGCATCTTCCACGCCGCCACCGACGTGCACGGCAACGTTGTGATCCCCGAGGACCGGATCCGCGCGGCGCTCGAGCACGCCGCCGAACCCGAGCGGCTGCGTGCCGAGCTCGACCTGGCCCTCGGGCAGGCGTGGGACGACGAGCTCGAGCCGTTCCGCTACGCGGGCGCCGGCGCGCCCGTGCGGTGGCTGCACCGCGTCGGCTGA
- a CDS encoding PucR family transcriptional regulator, producing the protein MATSPRTPAARAPRRTVPPVPDGGTAVPGTPTDQSETQRRVREGTGLLAAAAMRRLDADLSWYRALPAEDRSWVNLVAQAGITAFVTWYADPTQPPHGVGEIFATAPPELTRSISLQHTLQLVRVVVDVVETHSDRLAAPGAERELREAVLRYSREVAFSAAEVYARAAEVRGAWDARLEALVVDALVRGDADDALRSRVSALGWSGRGATLVVVGTTTAHMDEVRAADLRRATRRAADDALVGILGDRLVVFLGGEGDLRAAAMSLLPRFGPGPVVVGPTATGLAEATRSARAALAGLAAAAGWEQAPRPVHADDLLPERVLVGDTEARRALVERAYAPLAASQGSLLETLSAYLGGGRSLEAAARSLYVHPNTVRYRLRRVADVTGWDPLDARESYVLQTALAVGRLDGAAG; encoded by the coding sequence ATGGCGACGTCTCCCCGGACGCCGGCGGCGCGTGCGCCCCGTCGCACCGTTCCCCCCGTCCCCGACGGCGGCACCGCCGTCCCCGGTACGCCCACCGACCAGAGCGAGACGCAGCGGCGCGTGCGCGAGGGCACAGGTCTGCTCGCGGCCGCGGCCATGCGTCGGCTGGACGCCGACCTCTCGTGGTACCGCGCGCTGCCGGCCGAGGACCGGTCCTGGGTCAACCTGGTCGCACAGGCGGGCATCACCGCGTTCGTCACCTGGTACGCCGACCCGACGCAGCCCCCGCACGGAGTCGGTGAGATCTTCGCCACCGCCCCGCCCGAGCTGACGCGCTCGATCTCGCTCCAGCACACCCTCCAGCTGGTCCGGGTGGTCGTCGACGTCGTCGAGACGCACTCCGACCGGCTGGCCGCCCCGGGCGCGGAGCGCGAGCTGCGTGAGGCCGTGCTGCGGTACTCGCGGGAGGTGGCGTTCTCCGCGGCGGAGGTCTACGCGCGCGCCGCCGAGGTGCGCGGCGCCTGGGACGCCCGCCTCGAGGCGCTGGTCGTGGACGCACTGGTGCGCGGCGACGCCGACGACGCGCTGCGCTCGCGCGTGTCCGCCCTGGGCTGGAGCGGTCGCGGCGCGACGCTCGTCGTCGTGGGCACCACGACGGCCCACATGGACGAGGTCCGGGCCGCGGACCTGCGCCGGGCGACCCGGCGTGCGGCGGACGACGCGCTGGTCGGCATCCTCGGGGACCGCCTGGTCGTCTTCCTGGGCGGCGAGGGCGACCTGCGTGCCGCCGCGATGTCGCTGCTGCCGCGCTTCGGGCCCGGGCCCGTCGTCGTGGGTCCCACGGCCACCGGGCTGGCCGAGGCCACGCGCTCGGCGCGTGCCGCCCTCGCGGGGCTCGCCGCGGCCGCCGGCTGGGAACAGGCGCCACGGCCGGTGCACGCCGACGACCTGCTGCCCGAGCGGGTCCTCGTCGGGGACACCGAGGCCCGCCGGGCGCTCGTCGAGCGGGCCTACGCCCCGCTGGCGGCGAGCCAGGGGTCCCTGCTCGAGACGCTGTCGGCCTACCTGGGCGGGGGCCGGTCGCTGGAGGCCGCCGCCCGATCGCTGTACGTGCACCCCAACACCGTCCGGTACCGGTTGCGGCGTGTGGCCGACGTCACGGGCTGGGACCCGCTCGACGCACGCGAGTCGTACGTGCTGCAGACGGCACTGGCCGTCGGCAGGCTCGACGGCGCGGCGGGCTGA
- a CDS encoding beta-ketoacyl-ACP synthase III, with amino-acid sequence MTRPTLTQATGPAHTRILGLGAVRGERVVPNDDLVGPIESSDEWIRQRTGIVTRRRAGEGTDVLDLAEGAARAALEHAGLTGADIDVVILSTVTYFHQTPAGAAILADRIGATPAAAYDISAACAGYCYGIGQADALVRAGTARHVLVIGAEKMSEFVDPTDRSISFLLGDGAGAVVVGPSDTPGIGPTVWGSDGSQAQAIRQTHSWLATRDEGAGWPTLRQEGQSVFKWAVWQMAPVAQKAMDAAGVSPQDIEAFVPHQANMRIIDQLIKQLRLPESVVVGRDIADTGNTSAASIPLATERLLREGQVGSGALALQIGFGAGLVYAAQVVVLP; translated from the coding sequence GTGACCCGTCCGACCCTCACGCAGGCCACCGGGCCCGCGCACACCCGCATCCTCGGGCTCGGCGCGGTGCGCGGCGAGCGCGTGGTCCCCAACGACGACCTCGTCGGCCCCATCGAGTCGTCCGACGAGTGGATCCGCCAGCGCACGGGCATCGTGACGCGGCGTCGCGCCGGTGAAGGCACCGACGTCCTCGACCTGGCGGAGGGCGCCGCCCGCGCCGCGCTGGAGCACGCCGGGCTGACCGGCGCGGACATCGACGTCGTCATCCTGTCCACGGTGACGTACTTCCACCAGACGCCCGCCGGGGCCGCCATCCTGGCCGACCGCATCGGCGCCACGCCGGCCGCGGCGTACGACATCTCGGCGGCCTGCGCGGGGTACTGCTACGGCATCGGTCAGGCCGATGCCCTGGTGCGTGCCGGGACGGCCCGCCACGTCCTGGTGATCGGCGCGGAGAAGATGAGCGAGTTCGTCGACCCGACGGACCGGTCCATCTCCTTCCTGCTCGGCGACGGTGCGGGCGCCGTCGTCGTCGGCCCGTCCGACACGCCCGGGATCGGCCCCACGGTGTGGGGCTCGGACGGCAGCCAGGCGCAGGCGATCCGCCAGACCCACTCGTGGCTCGCGACCCGCGACGAGGGCGCCGGGTGGCCGACCCTGCGCCAGGAGGGCCAGTCGGTCTTCAAGTGGGCCGTCTGGCAGATGGCCCCCGTCGCCCAGAAGGCGATGGACGCCGCCGGCGTCTCCCCGCAGGACATCGAGGCGTTCGTCCCGCACCAGGCCAACATGCGGATCATCGACCAGCTCATCAAGCAGCTGCGGCTGCCCGAGAGCGTCGTCGTGGGACGGGACATCGCCGACACCGGCAACACGTCCGCCGCGTCGATCCCCCTGGCCACGGAGCGCCTGCTGCGCGAGGGGCAGGTCGGCTCCGGCGCGCTCGCGCTGCAGATCGGCTTCGGCGCCGGCCTCGTCTACGCGGCCCAGGTCGTCGTCCTGCCCTGA
- a CDS encoding acyl carrier protein: MAHSEQEILAGLAEIVSEETGLPTDSVLPEKSFTDDLDIDSLSMMTIVTLAEEKFDVQIPDDEVKNLATVGDAVSFIAGAQA; the protein is encoded by the coding sequence ATGGCGCACAGCGAGCAGGAGATCCTGGCCGGACTGGCCGAGATCGTCAGCGAGGAGACCGGCCTGCCGACCGACTCCGTCCTGCCCGAGAAGTCCTTCACCGACGACCTCGACATCGACTCGCTGTCGATGATGACGATCGTCACGCTCGCGGAGGAGAAGTTCGACGTCCAGATCCCCGACGACGAGGTCAAGAACCTCGCCACCGTGGGCGACGCCGTGAGCTTCATCGCCGGCGCCCAGGCCTGA
- a CDS encoding beta-ketoacyl-[acyl-carrier-protein] synthase family protein — MSTVPEVVVTGLGATTPLGGDVPSTWRAALAGESGAATFENDWAERYDIAVNFGAMVKVPADQVLPRPELKRMDPSAQYAVIATREAWADAGSPEVDGDRLGAVVSSGIGGIWTTLDAWDTLREKGGRRVLPMTVPMLMPNSPVAYVSLELGARAGAHALVSACASGAEAIGYAVQMIRDGRADVVVAGGTEATIHPMPIAAFAASRTLSTRNDDPAGASRPYDVDRDGFVIGEGAGIVVLESAAHAAARGARVYARIGGVGLSADGYHLTSPEPSGDGQVRAMRAALADSGVAAADVTHVNAHATSTVVGDLIEARSIRGVLGDDADHVALSATKSMTGHLLGGAGALETIFTVLAVHDRQAPPTINVANPDPELVLDLVRDTPRALPAGPVAAINNSFGFGGHNVALVVTSA; from the coding sequence ATGAGCACCGTCCCCGAGGTCGTCGTCACCGGCCTGGGCGCCACCACGCCGCTCGGCGGTGACGTCCCCAGCACGTGGCGGGCGGCGCTGGCCGGTGAGTCCGGCGCGGCCACGTTCGAGAACGACTGGGCCGAGCGCTACGACATCGCCGTGAACTTCGGGGCGATGGTCAAGGTCCCCGCGGACCAGGTGCTCCCCCGGCCCGAGCTCAAGCGGATGGACCCCTCCGCGCAGTACGCGGTCATCGCCACGCGCGAGGCGTGGGCGGACGCGGGCTCCCCCGAGGTCGACGGCGACCGCCTCGGCGCCGTGGTGTCCTCGGGCATCGGCGGCATCTGGACGACCCTGGACGCGTGGGACACGCTGCGGGAGAAGGGCGGTCGCCGGGTCCTGCCCATGACCGTGCCCATGCTCATGCCGAACTCGCCCGTCGCGTACGTCTCGCTGGAGCTCGGTGCCCGTGCCGGCGCGCACGCGCTCGTCTCGGCGTGCGCGTCCGGTGCGGAGGCCATCGGGTACGCCGTGCAGATGATCCGCGACGGACGTGCCGACGTGGTGGTCGCGGGCGGCACCGAGGCCACGATCCACCCCATGCCCATCGCCGCGTTCGCGGCGTCACGCACCCTGTCGACACGGAATGACGACCCCGCGGGGGCGTCGCGCCCGTACGACGTCGACCGCGACGGCTTCGTCATCGGCGAGGGCGCCGGCATCGTGGTGCTGGAGTCCGCCGCGCACGCCGCGGCGCGCGGTGCCCGCGTGTACGCACGGATCGGCGGCGTCGGCCTGTCTGCCGACGGCTACCACCTGACGTCGCCCGAGCCGTCCGGCGACGGGCAGGTCCGCGCGATGCGCGCCGCCCTGGCCGACTCCGGCGTGGCAGCCGCCGACGTGACCCACGTCAACGCGCACGCGACGTCGACGGTCGTGGGCGACCTCATCGAGGCCCGCTCCATCCGCGGTGTGCTGGGCGACGACGCCGACCACGTGGCGCTCTCGGCGACCAAGTCGATGACCGGGCACCTGCTCGGCGGCGCCGGTGCGCTCGAGACGATCTTCACCGTCCTCGCGGTGCACGACCGCCAGGCGCCGCCGACGATCAACGTCGCGAACCCCGACCCGGAGCTGGTGCTCGACCTCGTGCGCGACACCCCGCGCGCACTGCCCGCCGGTCCCGTCGCCGCCATCAACAACTCGTTCGGGTTCGGCGGTCACAACGTCGCCCTGGTGGTCACCTCCGCCTGA